A genomic region of Xiphophorus couchianus chromosome 18, X_couchianus-1.0, whole genome shotgun sequence contains the following coding sequences:
- the LOC114133336 gene encoding uncharacterized protein LOC114133336, whose translation MASVADIGSEHGVNDRKSILLKGILDDDTDEDIVEAVSLYGSVSKIVRLKDFQVIVEFDSEESLKLISFPSVIQSPKNPVSKWCLDRVEVLTTPTQSQSAIDENPEATCSFKTVQNERGSSDSTESESDSSGSSVIFSPQKSQPPPSKPLKSVSKSQGGTEKLKRTRKGQAVRPKEQAKGTATTLDSDILNPPDVQRIIVEHVIKSEAMTAPGSKRLRSFSGRVPKPPGEVDFETWCLHVELMFQDGYTMDVQRRLILESLLSPAADIVKQLGSQSPPQDYVKLLQSAYGLVDDGEEIFARFLSTHQDAGEKASEYIQRLQTLLSTAIRRGGVSEANANRQLYKQFVRGCWDQTLLLTLQQKLRNDPAPNFSELLLELRTEEERRSLKVDRMQRHLGGFKAKPLAQFHGIPDPTPTTNQDTDLMQKYITETENLRKQVAELKLQLTEKRAQRRKKHEQKHASASEPQPPHFTELQAHQPVHRSAPKAWFCFKCGENNHIARECINAPNKDLVDKKNKELKTKQQEWQAKYAPALNWTGFQ comes from the coding sequence ATGGCTTCTGTTGCTGACATTGGTAGCGAGCATGgtgtaaatgacagaaaatcaaTCCTTTTGAAGGGCATACTTGATGATGACACAGATGAAGACATTGTAGAGGCTGTATCATTATATGGTAGTGTCAGTAAAATAGTGAGACTCAAAGACTTTCAAGTGATTGTTGAGTTTGACTCAGAAGAGTCGCTAAAGCTCATCAGTTTCCCCTCTGTGATACAGTCTCCTAAGAACCCAGTCTCAAAATGGTGTTTGGACAGAGTTGAGGTTTTAACTACTCCCACACAATCACAGTCAGCCATTGATGAAAACCCTGAAGCCACATGTTCCTTTAAAACTGTGCAGAATGAACGGGGTAGCTCAGATAGTACTGAAAGTGAATCAGACAGCAGTGGATCATCTGTTATATTCAGTCCTCAAAAATCACAACCTCCACCCAGTAAGCCATTAAAATCTGTCTCCAAATCACAAGGTGGAACAGAGAAGCTTAAGAGGACAAGAAAGGGACAGGCAGTACGACCAAAGGAGCAAGCCAAGGGCACTGCCACAACCCTAGACTCTGACATACTAAACCCACCAGATGTGCAACGAATAATAGTGGAGCATGTCATTAAGAGTGAAGCTATGACAGCTCCAGGCTCCAAGAGACTGCGTTCCTTCTCAGGCAGAGTTCCTAAACCGCCTGGTGAAGTGGATTTTGAAACATGGTGTTTACATGTTGAACTTATGTTTCAGGATGGCTATACAATGGATGTGCAGCGACGACTGATTCTGGAGAGCTTACTGTCGCCCGCAGCAGACATTGTAAAACAACTAGGCTCTCAGTCACCTCCTCAAGACTATGTAAAACTCCTCCAGTCAGCCTATGGCCTTGTTGACGACGGGGAGGAGATCTTTGCCAGGTTCCTCAGTACTCATCAGGACGCAGGTGAGAAAGCATCTGAATACATTCAGAGACTGCAGACACTTCTCAGCACTGCGATCAGACGGGGTGGTGTAAGTGAGGCCAATGCTAATAGACAACTTTACAAACAGTTTGTGCGTGGTTGCTGGGACCAGACTTTACTGTTGACCCTGCAACAGAAACTGAGAAACGATCCTGCCCCAAATTTTTCAGAGCTGCTTCTTGAATTAAGaactgaagaagaaagaagatcTCTAAAAGTAGACAGAATGCAACGTCACCTTGGAGGGTTTAAAGCAAAACCTCTTGCCCAGTTTCATGGCATTCCAGATCCCACCCCCACAACTAATCAAGACACAGatttaatgcagaaatataTAACAGAGACTGAGAATTTAAGGAAACAAGTGGCTGAACTTAAACTACAGCTAACTGAAAAAAGAGCCCAAAGACGAAAGAAACACGAACAGAAACATGCCAGTGCTTCAGAACCTCAACCACCACATTTTACAGAACTGCAAGCACATCAACCTGTACACAGATCAGCTCCAAAAGcgtggttttgttttaaatgtggtgAAAATAACCACATTGCCCGAGAGTGCATCAATGCTCCAAACAAAGACCTTGTtgataaaaagaacaaagaattaAAGACGAAACAGCAAGAGTGGCAAGCTAAATATGCCCCAGCTTTAAACTGGACAGGGTTTCAGTAG